The stretch of DNA CTGTCCATTAGCTGACTGCCCCACGCTGTGTTCATGCTGCCATAACGTGACATTGTCTGTGAAAAACCTCACACCCTCACTGCAGCAAAGCCATGCTCCAGCATCCTTCTTCATTGCAAACCTGAGAAAATTTGGTTTTCATTCCTCTCTGTTACATTGACATCAGGACCCTCTGATTGAGGGATTGTGCCTGTGACAAAGTAGTCCTGTGTCAATACAGCTCAGTTCTTAGCAAAGTATATACTCTCGGAACCCTTTCTCTTCAGTGTTACTGCTTTTTACgccttgtattttatttggtaATGGTTTGTTCTCATTTTACAGGTTACCCGTTCCCTACTGCACCTCCTGTGGATCCATTTGCAAAAATCAGAGTGGATGACTGTGGAAAAACTAAGGGATGCTTCAGGTCAGTCTGAGATAAAAATGCAGGTACCTTTACGTTTGCAAATGCTGACTGATTGCTCTTGAGAGCTTGGCCATTTTTctatattcattaaaaaaaaagtctattatTTGAGAACATActttataattatggactacATTATTTGAGGAAACAGTTATTTAAGTATATACGTCATGGCTACAGACTGGACTGTttaatgtttctttcattttcatgagGCATTTACAAAAGAAGGCCTCAGAAGGACTACAGAGTGATGATATGTGTAATTCATTTATTGCCATAATGATTGTAAAAAAGTAATAGTTGCGAACAATTAATAGTACTACTTCAGTATAGCATAATAAATGTTTTACTGCCATTATACCAAAATACATTCTTTTAGATTTTCTTGCAGAAATATAATCAACTCCATAGCAGCAAATTGAAAAGAAAGGTTACATGCAATTCCCATTCCCTTTAGGTATGGTAAACCTGGATGTAATGCAGAGACCTGTGACTATTTCCTGAGTTACCGGAGGATAGGAGCTGATGTTGAGTTTGAGCTGAGTGCCGATACGGATGGCTGGGTGGCAGTGGGGTTTTCTTCAGACAAGAAAATGGTAAGACTCTTTATGTTGACAATGTACACACTTTCACATGCTATTACACAAATGGTTTATATTTTATCTGTCAGAGACAGAGCATGTAAGGAGAAACTGACTTGCTGACAACAAAGCACCATTCAGTAGCCATCCAGGAGCAGTAGCCAGGTCTGCTGTCTCCCAAAAAACTGCCTCATCCTTACTGACATGTCCTTTCCCTTCTTAACTAAATATTATAGTAGCATTTTAGGTTAGCTCTGACTGTCCGAATGTTACTAGCTTTTGGTCTTTTTATTAGAAAAGCCCTCAGACATAAGCCAACTCCTGTGGGAATGTcctgttgtattttatttcagtgttactTGCGCAAAAGGTACATCCAAAACTAAatagcaaataattttattcttcagGAAATCTTCCACTTTCAGAGGTACAAATCAAATATGGCTTTCACTGCTaaactttggattttttttttttcttcttttgtaccTGTGTGTTGTTCCAGGAAAGCCACAAAGGTGTGAATAAATGGCTGCTACTCAGTTATATACATTGTCTAGTAAGCAATCTTGTTAAGATTTCTTCTTCTATCTCTCATGGATTTTACTGTCTGTGGTTTTATGCATATTCTTTTACTTACTTTTTCATTCAAAAGCCTTATTTTTCGTTGTGTTTCACTGAGCAAAACAGGAGCACGTATATATAATGTATGGACTGTAAAAATAACTGAGCAATAGacaatatcatagaatcaccaaatggtttgggttggaggggaccttaaggaccatctagttccaacccccctgccatgggcagggacacctaccaccagaccaggttgcccaaagccccatccagcctggccttgagcacctgcagggatggggcatccacagcttctctgggcagcctgtgccagtgcctcaccaccatcACATGTTTTACTGtgctttttataaaatgtttaaagtGCAGTTCATAACGTGGGTGTGCTTGTACAGAAACGCTCCTGAGCATATCAGAAAATACTGAGTCTGTGTGCTATATCACAAGTCAGAAGAGAGGAGTGTTTTATGTATAGTTGGAAGCAGTAGTTTGAAAAAAGACAGCTTAGAAGTCCTGAGCTAGGAGCCACAAAAAGCAATGTGAAGATTTGCACAGACTTAACAACCTTTTTTCAGACCCAAAATGAGAAATAGAAAATGCAAGGGTAGGTGCTTTTCATTCATTAATAACTATGCCTTAGTATGATGCTGCAAATAAGCACAGTAAGGATAGCAATCTTCTGTGTCATAAAGAGCTGTTCATGTTGTAAGAACCAGTTCATGTTTAATGTTGTGAGGAACAACTTTACAGCTAAATTTTGGGAGGAGTTTAGATGCCTAGAAGTGGAAGTATTCAATAGGTTTTTcagagcagctgagcagcttAAACTTTTGGCCTCAAGTTGTAAAGAGATCATTTACCAATTTGTAACTCTGATGTACCTGCAGTAGATCTGCCTCGCCACTGCTTTAAAGCAAAGACACTGAACTTCAGTAGTTAGACAGACTTTAAAGAGATGATCAGTTATGAGTATGATTATCAATTTGTTAGTGTTACCTTGGCAAGCTTTCTGTCACATCCCTCACCCATCTTGTGTAATGCAGTATTTGGTGTCCTGGGATACACAGACTTTACTGGAAAAATGACTTTCCATTGAAACAGCTTGGCTGTGAGAAGCGGGCTGTACCTTGGAGGCCCTAATCCAAGTGCTGTGGCCTGGATAGAGaagttcaggggaaaaaaaaagtacattggATTCTcagtagatttttaaaaagtcctaTGACCTATTTCTTTGCCTCAAATAACATTATGCTTTTGCACCTGTGGACTTCCTTGCCTGCTGAggttcaaaatgattttttttctttcttcgtGAAAAGCTGTGAAAACTCTTTGTACTTAAAAATGAGGCATTGGTGCTCAGAGGTACAACATGTAAACGTGGCAAATAAGTTATGGAAAGCAGTGACAGGCTCAGGACAGAACCTGGAAAGGTCGCCCGCAGCAGTACTGAGGTGCAAAAAGTGTTCAAGCATGTGTTTTACCTAGCtgttcccttttcccttcaCTTTTGGCATGTCTTATACAGATTTACATAGGAATAGTTGCACTGCACCTTTTTCCTTATAACAAAAAACTGAGAGATGGTGCTAGCAAGCATTGATTGTGTCATCAGCATGTCCTATCAGAGAGATTTTTGTTGTAGAAGCAGGACCTGCATTTAACATGGTGCGGATCCCCACAGCAGTGGCATTCAGTGAAATGTCACACATCAAACTTGCACGGTGGTTGGATGGACCTTGACACTGGGGCTTCTACAAGATAGCACTCCTAAAATTAATGCTAATTCTTGAGTGCTCCACTATGACAGTTACCTTGAATAACCATTCCAATAACTGTATAATCTTTCTGTGAATGACCTATAGGAATAATTGTCTCacttctttctgtcctttctttgGTTGGTGGCTGTGTATGTTATGGGGAGAAGCACACGTCAACTACCCTTTCCTTGTCTTGTGTGGTATTCTCTATTCTGTCACTGTTTGATgaacattttgtgttttctcttaAGATAGCTGAGAAGTGATATTCTTGTAAGTGAACATGACAAGAGATTAGAAAAGACAGACTGTACTTGATGCTATTATTTGCCCAGACTGAGTAGATTCATCTCCTCTATCTTATTAAGTTAGATTGCTTTTCTGTCCGTGATGTTGATGCAGTGGGTTTTGCACACAGCAAGGGTTCAAGGCTGCCAGTTTTCCTGAAGCAGGATCCCAGAACTTGACATGGTACAGAAGAAAACAGCCTTCTACCGGTCAATTAATTGCGTGATGTCAGGGCAATACCATGTCTACAAATAGATTATGTATGTTAGGTTGTTATGGATCTTAGAAAAAtccagaagaaaatgcagagacAGTAAGGGTAAGCATATATTTACTCTGTGCTGTTCAGTCTAGATGAAGAGACATTGCTGGGAAAAGACTATCTGTGTATACATAACTAAGAAAAAGAGAACGAGAGTCCCgtgtctttgtttttaatagctaAAATTATCTATATAAATGAGGAAATGCTTTGTGAcgctctttgttttccttctaccTAAATGTTTTTACCATGTAGGGTGGAGATGATGTCATGGCTTGTGTCCATGATGACAACGGAAGAGTCCGAATACAGCACTTCTATAACGTAGGCCAGTGGGCTAAGGAAATCCAGAGAAATCCTGCCAGAGATGAAGAAGGGGTTTTTGAAAACAATCGTGTAACTTGTCGGTTCAAGCGTCCCGTGTATGTCCCCCGAGAGGAAACGATCGTAGATCTGCACTTGAGTTGGTACTACCTGTTTGCGTGGGGTCCAGCCATTCAGGGTAAGTCAATATCTGTGCTACCAACAGCTGAGGTACCAAAATATGATAATGCCTTTCATCACTCTTACTAGACCCCCTCCTTTCTTAATGAACTAAAATTATGGCAGCATCGGGCTTACGAATGGATAAACAGGAAGGTGAGCAAACTGGCAGAGTCCTCCATGTCATGTTTTCTTGGGTATGTAGCTATTATCCCCACTCCCCAAAGCTAAATTTAAGTAAGGATAATTCACAGCTGGAAGTTCTGAATTCCTCTGAGGGGTGTTTATTGTTTACttgaatttcatttattttattcagatgtttaatttcagaaatcagACAACTACTCACTGACAGTGTAACAGTGCATGGTCCTCTAGGTTTGGAAATTACTTGTCTTTCTGCCTATTTCTTTGACAaagttatagaaaaaaaaatgcacctgACATTATTTCTTTCTGCCCTTACCTATTAAAGGTTCTATAACTCGTCATGATATAGACTCACCACCTGTATCAGAGCGTGTGGTCAGTATTTACAAGTACGAAGATATTTTCATGCCATCAGCTGCCTATCAgaccttttcttctccattctGCTTGCTCCTCATTGTTGCACTGACCTTCTATTTATTGATGGGAACCCCGTGACCTCTGGAAAGTAGCAAGGATTTGTCAGTGGAAGTTTCTCAGGATGGACGGATACACGGATGGATGATGCGTTTTTTATTGGGATTTATATCACGCCACCATCATCATCTCGCTGCTTTTGGACATAGTTAGCTTCTCAGAAGAAGGAAGTAACCATTTCTGAGCGGCAGAGTGGTGACAAATCATTTAAGAATAATCAGTGAACAAGTGGGAGAATGTTTTCAGTGTTGTGACTACTCacttaaagaagaaaagacttttgtaaaatgaatgtgtgtgtgtgcacgcgtgtgtgtatgtgtgtttgggagaggtgtctgtgtgtgtgttcaggAGAGCCTAGTGATGGACATCTTATCAAGTAACAAAATTGCCTTCCATACTGCTCCCAGAAAGCAAATTTGGGAAAACATTATAGTGCTGTTTGGTAATTCTGGTGCATACAGAACAACTCCCAGGTGCAGTTTCTGAACTTAAGATCAGAATACTGACACTGCAGTTTAAAACTTAACCTTCAGTaattccattttttaatttatttttttaatatttatcaaGGTTTTCTTGCTCTGGTACTTTCCAAGACTAAACTTGCATAATCAAGCATGAACAGGATTTTTCTTCAGTATAGAAGAAGCGATGAATGTCTTCATAACAATAGTGTTTCAGCAACCTTCCTGAAAATAAAGGCTACTTCTTTTATGAGTGAGATATGAAGTTATTTAAATAAGGGGAAGGGAGAATGCAGTTATTTAAATTCCCCATCCATAggaaaaacaagtttaaaacaCAGAGAAGTTCCCAACAAGCCATAGGATATCCTCCCAGTCGATGaactccttttttctctttttatgacAAAGCAGTGATATTGCTGACatgtaaataatgtttttaagtAGTTGTGCAGTAGTACCgagaaacatgttttttttctgtgttgtatgCCTGTATATCCTGTTCATGTTAAAGACGAATATGGGCAGCTGATGCGTGCTtataaagaaatggaaatataaGAGATTATTTGTAAGGAGAGATGGGAATTAATAAAAAGATCAGTATCTTTAATTTCATCAAATCATTGCTAAAATGAAGTTACTGTAGAAAAAGATGGTCTGAAGAGGAAATACACCAGAAATTTTATCACCAATAAATGCTGTAAAGATGAATGCTAAATCTTATCAAACTGGAAAGTGTCAGAATGTATTTTATGAGCCATATAATACTCTGAAAAAATGTGAGTTTGTGTGGAGATTTTCTGTGCTTCGTTAGCAGGAAGCGTATGACACATCCATGGAGCAGTTGAATGTGCTTGGATAAGGTTGCTTGCTTACTTCCCAACTTGCATCATTGCACCAAAACTCTCTCTAATGTTGTGTGCTTGAGGACTCTGTAATGCAGGAGCTGTTAAAATACGCAGTGGACCTCCTTTGTATTTTCGTTGCTGCATAGAGTGTAAAAAAAGGAACTAGCTTTGCTGGGTTTGCACCATTATTCACAGACTGAGGCTAATAGACATTTTTTTTAGGCTCTGCATTCTTGAAACCTATgctttaagtatttaaaaataggtttGAAAAGGAATTTGTCTCCATCACAAACCCCTTGCCcccattttaaaagaaagcttaCTTTGTAATATGTGATACTTGCATTGATGTCTTTAACGAGTTGTTTGCCTAAAATTGCTGGACCTGGAGTTCAGGAGGGGAGAGAGGAATTCAGAGGGAAATAAACTTGACAAGTGTATACAGTAGCTTACTTAGTATAAATTACCTCTTGCAAGCTGAATAACCAACTCATTATCTGATAAAATATTTAGTGGAAACCACCTGATGGGGAAGGTCAAGCTTTGGACCATCATGGCTGTAAAATTTGGGCATAAGAGCGGCTGAAGCAGAGAGCTGAAGTCATGGTTAATGAGTTTTATATTAAGCAACCAGCTGAAGTGAAGAAATTGTTCAGGCAAATTCCTTCTCCTTTATGCTAAAGCGTAGGCAGTTGCGGGAGCTGAGATACCACAGCTCCTTCTCAGAGATTGCAGCTATTTAAAGTAGCTTCAGGGTTGCTTTGGTTTATGGCCTTGTAATTTACTGGTTTAGTTTCAGGCGTTTCCCTGATTACCCACTAAAAGACTAATTTAATAATCGAAAGGTACTGAAGTACGATAGAAGCCCATTTGGgctcctcttcacttctttaaCACAGTGCTGGATGCAAGGCAGCCTGGCTAGACCTGGGCTCAGAGGTACGTTAAAGATGACAGTAATGATACCAAGGTAAACGTACAACACACACGTGGAGCTGCTTTCCACTGCGAGGCAGCCCACTGGGAGTCAGAGCTGCTTCAAGGTTGAAAGTTCAGGCTCTAAAGCAACAGCGAATTCAGAGCTGAAGCACAGCCACTTACGGAGATACCCAGTGCACAGCAGAAACTGCTTCAGGCCCCAGCTGTACCAAGTGCTAAATCAGGGGAGAAatacagtttctttcttttttctttcctttttttttttcttatttttttttaagggttacTTTTAAGTGTGCTGCCTGGTGGCTTTGTTgtacttttctctttttgaagtATAAGCAGAAATGtgcacttctaaaaaaaaaaaaaaatctttgaccCAAACTTCAAAGGACCTAATTAGCACTAATTAAGCGTCTCTAATCAAATGGGAGGAAATAAAAGTCCACAACAAGCAGCAAGGCAATCTGTTACTTGGCGTTTAAGTTGATGATTGAGTTTAGCTTTGTTACTACTCTCCAGTAAACTGTTCTCAAATTTTAGGTACTACTTCATACATCTGAGAAAAGCTACAATTCTTTCTCTAAATGCTTTGCAGAAAGCTTAAGGAGAGCTGAAAATATCAAATTAGAAGCAGGAGTTGcagtaaggtgtttttttgtttgtttttttttttcttttcagtgaaaaaagtTTGTTGTATTGTGGTACTTTGAGAGTCACTCTTCAGAGTGGAAAAAGCAGGAACACAAATCTTGTACAAAGAATGTGCAAGTGTTTAGAAATTAGTATTTGGGAGTAAGTATGAGGACAAAAAGGTAataagagaaatgaaaaggctTTAATTCAATGGTACTTAACTTTGTGTGGTACCTGCTGTCGTAACATTTGAGTGGGCATATTAACTTGTCATgggaagtgttttgtttttcatgttttctttcttaagaCTGAAAAGTAGGATTGATCCCTGCTGTACCAAATCACTAAGAAGCAGCTTTCttcaaaagtaattttaaagtgAATATGGcatttcaattcattttttttttttttgacttttctaTGTAATGCGTACCAatataaaacaaaggaaaacgtCTCCTTCGAAAGAAAGCTCCTTCTCCAAATTGAACCACTTCTAGATTCCTTATGGTGCCTACTtgcaagcagcagcacattTAGAAAACGCTTTCATTTTGAGAGGGAGAGTGTCTCGCTGCAGGGTGACCTGATATAGAAACATAAGGTTTAGAAAAGTAACGCTTAGAGTATGGTGGCCTTTGGAAATTCGATTTTGAATGTTAATTAGAAGGATAATTAATTAGAGTGA from Anas platyrhynchos isolate ZD024472 breed Pekin duck chromosome 2, IASCAAS_PekinDuck_T2T, whole genome shotgun sequence encodes:
- the FRRS1L gene encoding DOMON domain-containing protein FRRS1L produces the protein MAERSRGARRLLPVPVPLLLVLLLLLLMAGSTASPADEGGGGRREAGGGEPGDEAAPHDSSYGTFASEFYDLRYLSEEGYPFPTAPPVDPFAKIRVDDCGKTKGCFRYGKPGCNAETCDYFLSYRRIGADVEFELSADTDGWVAVGFSSDKKMGGDDVMACVHDDNGRVRIQHFYNVGQWAKEIQRNPARDEEGVFENNRVTCRFKRPVYVPREETIVDLHLSWYYLFAWGPAIQGSITRHDIDSPPVSERVVSIYKYEDIFMPSAAYQTFSSPFCLLLIVALTFYLLMGTP